A genome region from Ignisphaera sp. includes the following:
- a CDS encoding 50S ribosomal protein L18 translates to MAHGSNYKVPKKRRREGKTNYHKRYKLARNKHIVLMIRKTNKYISVQFVYLTPMGDYVIVSAHSRELVKLFGWRGGTKNTPAAYLVGLLAGLRASKLGIKEAIADIGLHRPVKGSKIFAVIKGVIDGGVKVPVDQEMLPGDDRLRGVTIAEYAKTLSEKDPEKFNRQFSALLRTGFDPRNLVEHFEHVRNVILNVYSSISENKNIANIIDNLMKRGI, encoded by the coding sequence TTGGCTCATGGATCAAATTACAAAGTTCCTAAAAAGAGAAGAAGAGAAGGAAAGACAAACTACCATAAAAGATATAAGCTTGCCAGAAATAAGCATATAGTTTTAATGATTAGAAAGACTAACAAATATATAAGTGTTCAGTTTGTTTATCTGACGCCGATGGGAGATTATGTAATAGTATCTGCTCATAGCAGGGAACTTGTAAAATTATTTGGATGGAGAGGTGGAACAAAGAACACGCCAGCAGCATATCTTGTAGGGCTCCTAGCTGGTTTAAGAGCGAGTAAACTAGGAATTAAAGAAGCTATTGCCGATATAGGTCTTCATAGACCAGTTAAAGGATCGAAAATATTTGCTGTAATAAAAGGCGTTATCGATGGTGGTGTAAAGGTTCCTGTAGATCAAGAGATGTTGCCAGGTGATGATAGGTTGAGAGGAGTTACCATAGCTGAGTATGCTAAGACGCTAAGTGAAAAAGACCCAGAAAAGTTTAATAGACAATTTTCAGCGTTGCTTAGAACAGGATTTGATCCAAGAAATCTTGTGGAGCACTTTGAACATGTAAGAAATGTGATACTAAATGTTTATTCGTCCATATCAGAAAACAAAAATATTGCAAATATAATTGATAATCTGATGAAGAGAGGTATTTGA
- a CDS encoding 50S ribosomal protein L19e, producing MDLSYQKRLAAEILGVGESRIKFDISAIDRIEGAVTKEEIRRLIKDGVIYAEYAKSNSKGRWREFHGERKEGRHRGQGKRKGTKGARADPKRLWINKIRKIRRYLKWLRDNGVIDKKTYRLLYRKAKGGAFDSLASLKRYMRDQNMLPQNFR from the coding sequence ATGGATTTAAGCTATCAAAAAAGGTTGGCAGCTGAGATATTAGGTGTAGGCGAATCTAGAATAAAGTTCGACATTTCAGCTATTGATAGGATAGAGGGTGCAGTAACAAAGGAGGAGATAAGGAGGTTGATAAAAGATGGTGTTATATATGCTGAGTATGCAAAGAGTAATTCAAAGGGAAGATGGCGAGAGTTTCATGGGGAAAGGAAGGAGGGAAGACATAGAGGACAAGGAAAGAGAAAGGGTACTAAAGGAGCAAGAGCAGATCCTAAAAGGTTATGGATAAATAAGATCAGAAAAATCAGGAGATATCTTAAATGGCTCAGAGATAATGGGGTAATAGACAAGAAGACATATAGATTGTTATACAGAAAAGCAAAAGGAGGAGCATTTGACAGCTTAGCCTCTCTAAAAAGGTATATGAGAGATCAGAATATGTTACCTCAAAACTTTAGGTGA
- a CDS encoding 50S ribosomal protein L32e produces the protein MSVDYKEMLTKRMKMLKSLRKKRKILLMKMRMRKPEFLRWLWWKFAKFENNLKWKKPRGKDNPVRLELKGYPPKASIGYGTPSEIKNLHPSGLKPVVVTNVEDLNKLEPSKHIVYIASSVGLKKRLELIKLAKSRGLKVANER, from the coding sequence ATGAGTGTTGATTATAAGGAGATGCTGACAAAAAGAATGAAGATGCTGAAAAGTTTGAGAAAGAAAAGAAAGATATTGTTAATGAAAATGAGGATGAGAAAACCAGAGTTTCTTAGATGGTTATGGTGGAAGTTCGCAAAGTTTGAAAATAACTTAAAGTGGAAAAAGCCTAGGGGAAAGGACAATCCAGTTAGACTAGAACTAAAAGGTTATCCACCCAAAGCATCCATAGGTTATGGTACACCAAGCGAAATTAAGAACCTTCACCCTAGTGGGTTAAAACCGGTGGTAGTTACAAACGTGGAAGATCTGAATAAACTTGAACCATCAAAACATATAGTTTATATAGCCTCAAGTGTAGGTCTCAAAAAGAGACTAGAGCTAATCAAACTAGCTAAATCAAGAGGCTTAAAGGTAGCTAATGAAAGGTGA
- a CDS encoding 50S ribosomal protein L6 — translation MARAVHLVDQIDIPSGVEVEINNKVVRVKGPKGELVRDFSYAKNIDIKVESGKIVLETFFANSRTKALMYTISSHINNMIIGVTKGWRYKLKVVSSHFPVTVKVSGDNVIIENFLGERAPRKAKILEGVKVRVDGKDIIVEGIDVEKVSQTAANIEIAAKVKDKDRRIFVDGIYIYEKGVAE, via the coding sequence TTGGCTAGGGCTGTACATTTAGTTGATCAAATAGATATTCCAAGTGGTGTTGAGGTAGAGATAAACAACAAAGTAGTGAGGGTTAAGGGACCTAAAGGAGAGCTTGTAAGAGATTTTAGTTATGCGAAAAACATTGACATCAAAGTAGAGAGCGGTAAAATAGTTCTAGAAACTTTTTTTGCTAATAGCAGGACAAAAGCATTGATGTACACAATTTCTTCTCATATAAATAATATGATAATCGGTGTAACAAAAGGTTGGAGATACAAACTCAAGGTTGTATCTTCACACTTTCCTGTCACTGTTAAGGTCTCTGGTGATAATGTAATTATCGAGAATTTTCTTGGTGAAAGAGCCCCTAGGAAGGCAAAGATATTAGAAGGTGTTAAGGTTAGGGTTGACGGTAAAGATATAATTGTTGAGGGGATAGATGTGGAGAAGGTCTCACAAACAGCTGCAAATATAGAGATTGCTGCTAAGGTTAAGGATAAAGATAGAAGAATATTTGTTGACGGTATATATATTTATGAAAAAGGTGTGGCAGAATGA
- a CDS encoding 30S ribosomal protein S8, protein MTMLDTLSNALATITNAEVRRKSEALIWPASKLIIRVLRVMQKYGYVGEFEYIDDGRWGKILVQLMGRINKAGAVKPRIAVSYRDLLQMPHYIRRYLPSKDIGILILSTNQGVLSHREAIEKKIGGILIAYVY, encoded by the coding sequence GTGACAATGCTAGATACTCTCTCAAATGCGCTTGCAACAATTACAAATGCTGAGGTTAGAAGGAAATCGGAGGCATTGATATGGCCGGCTTCAAAACTTATAATAAGGGTTTTAAGAGTTATGCAAAAATATGGTTATGTTGGAGAATTTGAATACATAGATGACGGTAGATGGGGAAAGATACTAGTTCAGCTAATGGGTAGGATAAACAAGGCAGGCGCTGTAAAGCCTAGAATTGCCGTGTCATATAGAGATCTATTGCAAATGCCCCATTACATAAGAAGGTATTTGCCTTCAAAAGATATCGGAATATTAATTCTATCAACAAACCAGGGAGTTCTTTCTCATAGAGAGGCTATAGAAAAGAAAATAGGTGGGATTCTAATAGCTTATGTCTATTAA
- a CDS encoding 30S ribosomal protein S14, with amino-acid sequence MGKYRPPTERKYGRGAQVCRRCGNRDAVIQKYGMYLCRQCFREVAIIMGFRKYN; translated from the coding sequence ATGGGTAAATATAGACCACCTACAGAAAGAAAATATGGGCGGGGAGCGCAAGTGTGCAGAAGATGTGGTAACAGGGATGCTGTAATACAGAAATATGGTATGTATCTCTGTAGGCAATGTTTTAGAGAAGTAGCTATAATAATGGGATTTAGAAAGTACAACTGA
- a CDS encoding 50S ribosomal protein L5, with amino-acid sequence MWREKPMIIPRIAKVTVNIGVGGASERLEKAVKLLEQLTGQEPSIRRARKTIREFGISRKQPIAAVVTLRGQNALEFLRRALYAVNNTLKLSSFDEYGNVSFGIKEHLLLPGVRYDPEIGIFGMDVALTFERPGFRVMRRRRRRVSSIPRRHRVKKEESILLLEILFGVRIVG; translated from the coding sequence ATGTGGAGAGAAAAGCCCATGATCATACCAAGAATAGCTAAGGTAACTGTAAATATTGGTGTTGGAGGAGCTTCAGAGAGACTTGAAAAGGCTGTGAAATTACTTGAGCAATTAACGGGCCAAGAACCCTCTATACGCAGGGCAAGGAAGACTATTAGAGAGTTTGGTATTAGTAGAAAACAACCCATAGCTGCTGTAGTTACACTTCGTGGGCAAAATGCTTTAGAATTTCTTAGGAGAGCTCTTTACGCTGTTAACAATACGCTTAAGTTATCTTCTTTTGATGAATATGGCAATGTCTCATTTGGAATTAAAGAGCATTTGTTGCTACCTGGCGTAAGATACGATCCAGAGATAGGTATATTTGGAATGGATGTTGCACTTACTTTTGAAAGGCCTGGCTTCAGAGTTATGAGGAGGCGTAGAAGAAGAGTATCATCAATACCACGAAGACATAGGGTGAAGAAAGAAGAGAGCATACTTCTACTAGAAATTTTATTTGGAGTTCGTATTGTTGGTTGA
- a CDS encoding 30S ribosomal protein S4e, producing the protein MARMGGSKHLKRLAAPWFWPILRKEYKWVVKPLPGPHPIDRSMPLLIVIRDVLGLAETAREAKRIIFDGKVYIDGVIRRDYKFPVGIMDTISIPDIDFYARFVPYPVKHLWYVNIPKEERFLKIVRIENKTTVNGGDLQLNLMDGRNVQIKVKDPTKPVEASNISTLDSLLIEVPSQNILQHIKLDIGKIAVVIDGRNVGRIGRIVNMDIRPGLKKRRSIVMLEDLQGHRFQTILDYILVIGEDKPLVTVAGI; encoded by the coding sequence ATGGCTAGAATGGGAGGATCAAAACACTTAAAAAGATTAGCAGCTCCTTGGTTCTGGCCTATTCTTAGAAAGGAGTATAAATGGGTTGTAAAACCTTTACCAGGTCCCCATCCAATTGACAGAAGCATGCCTTTGTTGATTGTCATAAGGGATGTTCTTGGTTTGGCTGAGACTGCGAGAGAGGCTAAGAGAATAATATTTGATGGAAAGGTGTATATTGATGGAGTAATTCGAAGAGACTATAAGTTTCCAGTTGGCATCATGGACACCATTTCAATACCTGATATAGACTTCTATGCACGATTTGTTCCATACCCAGTAAAGCATCTTTGGTATGTCAATATTCCTAAGGAAGAGAGATTTTTAAAAATAGTCAGAATAGAGAATAAGACCACTGTGAATGGAGGAGACTTACAATTAAATTTAATGGACGGAAGGAATGTGCAAATCAAAGTTAAAGATCCTACAAAGCCCGTTGAGGCATCTAATATATCGACTCTTGATTCTCTATTGATAGAAGTTCCATCGCAGAATATATTGCAGCATATAAAATTAGATATTGGTAAAATTGCTGTAGTAATAGATGGCAGAAATGTCGGAAGAATAGGAAGAATAGTAAACATGGACATTAGACCAGGTCTCAAAAAAAGAAGATCTATTGTAATGCTTGAGGATTTACAAGGTCATAGATTTCAAACAATTTTGGACTATATACTAGTCATAGGTGAGGATAAGCCATTAGTAACTGTAGCAGGGATATAG
- the rplX gene encoding 50S ribosomal protein L24: MELKTVQPRKQRKRLFNLPLHLRWRLLTASLSEDLRRELGIKRLYVRNGDVVRIIRGDWKGHEGKVVNVDLKRSRIYVEGVTIKKADGTDVYYPIHPSKVVIVKLGEVDEIRRKIIERRQKSREELVKIGKAKPLNEDQKKLIGKA, from the coding sequence ATGGAACTCAAAACCGTACAGCCAAGGAAGCAGAGAAAAAGATTATTTAACCTACCTCTCCACTTGAGATGGAGGTTGCTCACTGCATCGCTATCCGAGGATCTGAGGAGAGAGTTAGGGATTAAAAGATTATATGTTAGGAACGGCGATGTTGTTAGAATAATTAGAGGTGATTGGAAAGGTCACGAAGGTAAAGTTGTTAACGTTGACTTAAAAAGGAGTAGGATATATGTAGAGGGTGTAACTATAAAGAAGGCGGACGGAACTGACGTCTACTATCCCATACATCCATCAAAAGTAGTTATTGTGAAACTTGGCGAAGTTGATGAGATAAGGAGGAAAATAATTGAGAGAAGGCAGAAGAGTAGAGAGGAACTCGTTAAGATTGGAAAAGCAAAGCCTCTTAATGAGGATCAGAAAAAGCTTATTGGAAAAGCCTAG
- a CDS encoding 50S ribosomal protein L14 encodes MAAKRAKTGAAFPRRRRVAGIINGTRLVVADNSGAREVMVVGVVGIKTRLRRVPFATVGDMVIATIKKGNPELRGQITRAIVIRQKKPYRRPDGTWIAFEDNACVLVNPDGTPKGKEIRGPVAREAIERWPQIANMATIVV; translated from the coding sequence ATGGCAGCGAAGAGGGCAAAGACGGGTGCAGCTTTTCCAAGAAGAAGAAGAGTTGCCGGCATAATTAATGGAACAAGGCTGGTAGTGGCAGACAATAGTGGAGCTAGAGAAGTTATGGTGGTAGGAGTTGTAGGGATAAAGACTAGGCTTAGGAGAGTACCTTTTGCAACCGTTGGTGACATGGTTATAGCAACTATTAAGAAAGGAAATCCCGAGTTAAGAGGACAAATTACACGGGCCATAGTTATAAGGCAGAAAAAGCCCTATAGGAGACCTGATGGTACATGGATAGCATTTGAAGATAATGCATGTGTGTTGGTGAACCCCGATGGAACGCCAAAAGGGAAAGAGATAAGAGGTCCTGTGGCTAGAGAAGCCATTGAAAGATGGCCTCAGATAGCAAATATGGCAACGATAGTTGTATGA
- a CDS encoding 30S ribosomal protein S17, whose amino-acid sequence MSVQQNAQTRNIGIVYPGLKPPERICNDKKCPWHGNVKVRGLMLIGKVIKSRMQNTVVVEREYVVWVRKFKRYERRRSRIHAHNPPCISAKEGDIVIIGETRPLAKSVSFVVLGIIGKTKVGD is encoded by the coding sequence ATGTCTGTACAGCAAAATGCACAGACCAGGAACATAGGTATTGTGTACCCTGGGCTAAAACCCCCTGAAAGGATATGCAACGATAAAAAATGTCCTTGGCATGGCAATGTCAAGGTCAGAGGATTGATGCTTATTGGGAAGGTTATAAAATCAAGAATGCAAAACACTGTGGTTGTTGAGAGAGAGTATGTGGTTTGGGTAAGGAAGTTTAAGAGATATGAGAGAAGAAGAAGCAGAATACATGCTCATAATCCCCCATGTATCTCAGCTAAAGAAGGTGATATAGTGATTATAGGCGAGACAAGACCTCTGGCAAAAAGTGTATCTTTTGTCGTGTTAGGTATCATCGGCAAAACAAAGGTAGGTGATTAA
- a CDS encoding ribonuclease P protein subunit, which translates to MHRTDKNIAYHELIGLQVEVISHIDPSLIGVKGVIIDETMNTLRIADANHRKIVTVMKNGGIFVFTIPENGAKAYIDGSQIVGRPEDRLKKLARR; encoded by the coding sequence ATGCATAGAACAGATAAGAACATAGCATATCACGAGCTGATAGGTTTACAGGTTGAGGTTATATCCCATATTGACCCATCATTAATTGGTGTAAAAGGAGTTATCATTGATGAGACCATGAACACACTTCGAATAGCCGATGCTAACCATAGAAAAATTGTGACGGTAATGAAGAATGGAGGGATATTTGTATTCACCATACCGGAAAACGGTGCAAAAGCTTATATCGATGGCAGTCAAATAGTTGGAAGGCCTGAGGATAGACTTAAAAAGTTGGCTAGACGATAA
- the rpmC gene encoding 50S ribosomal protein L29, translating to MSDRPLKAEEIRSMSMEERLKLLNELKLELARLLTQAKTGTLTNVARIRIVKKNIARILTIINEESKGEESHA from the coding sequence ACCACTCAAAGCTGAAGAGATAAGATCTATGAGTATGGAAGAGAGACTAAAGCTTTTGAATGAGTTGAAATTAGAACTTGCAAGGCTATTGACACAGGCTAAAACAGGAACCTTAACTAATGTAGCAAGAATAAGAATTGTGAAAAAGAACATTGCAAGAATATTAACCATAATTAATGAGGAATCCAAGGGTGAAGAGAGCCATGCATAG